A genome region from Plasmodium vivax chromosome 11, whole genome shotgun sequence includes the following:
- a CDS encoding hypothetical protein, conserved (encoded by transcript PVX_114155A): MVRKYLEGMKKNKEKNQLYQFKKYLAESNVFFVFVHLFVKLMRNRGTVESPYDYVMKYFGKGGHTSGDDAPRRNLIKENKKYKRENEQLVGKINELLVRVEDLRKRDACDFIANWFFKNGDERIDSSALFGKQFKRSDHGGENDPSGRTTRNKASGLHAHGGHSEPTPYFVFTRDTFYLFVSFLDESTRTQLREALTGWPTHAGRSALCEGLQSRLQNKLQKELSLFVSNYLSLEQLGEKGAHNSRRGGHRGGQVTPTLRC, translated from the coding sequence ATGGTAAGGAAGTACCTCGaagggatgaaaaaaaataaagagaaaaaccaATTATACCAATTCAAAAAGTACTTAGCGGAAAGTAACGTCTTCTTTGTGTTCGTCCACTTGTTTGTGAAGCTGATGCGGAACAGGGGTACCGTGGAAAGCCCCTACGACTACGTCATGAAGTACTTCGGAAAGGGAGGGCACACCTCAGGGGATGACGCTCCCAGGAGAAATTTAATcaaagagaataaaaaatataaaagagaaaatgaGCAGCTGGTTGGGAAAATAAACGAGCTGCTTGTCCGGGTGGAAGACCTGCGCAAGAGGGACGCCTGCGATTTTATTGCAAACtggtttttcaaaaatggggatgaGCGGATTGACTCGTCTGCTTTATTTGGGAAGCAGTTTAAAAGGAGTGATCATGGTGGGGAAAATGACCCAAGTGGACGCACCACCCGGAACAAAGCGAGCGGGCTGCATGCCCACGGGGGGCATAGCGAACCAACCCCATACTTTGTATTCACCCGAGACACGTTTTACCTCTTTGTGAGTTTCTTGGACGAGTCCACCAGAACGCAGCTTCGCGAGGCACTGACGGGGTGGCCCACCCACGCGGGGAGATCTGCCCTTTGCGAGGGGCTGCAAAGTAGGCTCCAAAACAAGCTGCAAAAGGAATTGTCTCTGTTTGTAAGTAACTACTTGTCTTTGGAGCAGCTGGGCGAGAAGGGGGCTCACAActcgcgcaggggggggcatCGCGGCGGGCAGGTAACCCCCACACTCCGCTGCTAA
- a CDS encoding cleavage stimulation factor subunit 1-like protein, putative (encoded by transcript PVX_114150A) — translation MKGFSVSSLFAPRESGQVGGSGQEGESNNAEESLLTGENLLTGENRQTEGGEPPPAEQKQPKQIGDIHKIAFYEAVLKQLRDDDLTDSFEALRKEVNLEQSKTVKENYLFKLFTKSMYRREAALEKNVEQDEPEEDQRNDPLAKLKTYGTFIKNAQLRSNNETVLNLDSLKKEKGGRVAFSYDITDRVELIHQHKVTCCTTNSTRNILCSGGGDHVIKICKIYENVKKRKIHTIDNKHMGKINCLKFHPVKNLLFSASDDCTIQMIDVSRMLKKKKQQFRYRRNGREKINDLSSQNVVIQDKNPFVHLYVHPCGDFLYACNRNENVVKLFDLETLSCFTSYEKNDQHHSATINCISGTSDGSIYSSVSNDGNIKIWDGHDSKLVLTKMNAHNGYSVESITFSKSNFYVLTSGLDGQTKIWDIRNFHSPFTFGNGFLSCTFNKSIFMNDEHFIANVIQTNDHFTSKFYIYHSFFGNLECNVQNIHNDQISDIVNARDGLNVHTAGHDYVCKTVRIDQRPAHDGGERWSGEAEQRRSGAAK, via the coding sequence ATGAAGGGGTTCAGCGTCAGCAGTTTGTTCGCGCCCAGGGAGAGCGGCCAagtgggggggagcggccaggagggggagagcaACAATGCCGAGGAAAGCCTCCTAACGGGGGAAAACCTCCTAACTGGGGAGAACCGCCAAACGGAGGGAGGtgaacccccccccgcggagcaGAAACAGCCCAAACAAATCGGAGACATCCACAAAATCGCGTTTTACGAAGCGGTGCTAAAACAGCTGAGGGACGACGACCTGACCGATTCGTTCGAAGCCCTGAGGAAGGAGGTAAATCTGGAGCAGAGCAAAACGGTGAAGGAGAACTACCTCTTCAAGCTGTTCACGAAGAGCATGTACAGAAGAGAAGCTGCGCTCGAAAAAAACGTGGAGCAAGATGAGCCAGAAGAGGACCAACGGAATGACCCACTGGCAAAGCTGAAGACCTACGGGACATTCATAAAAAACGCACAGCTGCGTAGCAACAATGAAACTGTCCTAAATTTAGAttccttaaaaaaggaaaagggaggacGGGTAGCATTCTCCTATGATATTACCGACCGAGTGGAATTAATTCACCAACATAAGGTGACCTGCTGCACGACGAACAGCACAAGAAATATCCTCTGCTCAGGGGGAGGAGATCacgtaattaaaatttgtaaaatatatgaaaatgtgaagaagagaaaaatacacacaatAGATAATAAACACATGGGGAAAATTAATTGCCTGAAATTCCATCCGGTGAAAAATCTCTTATTCTCTGCTAGCGATGATTGCACTATTCAAATGATCGATGTCAGTAGAATgctaaaaaagaagaagcaacaaTTTAGGTACAGAAGAaatggaagggaaaaaataaatgatctCTCCAGTCAAAATGTAGTCATCCAAGATAAGAACCCATTCGTACATCTGTATGTACACCCCTGTGGAGATTTCCTATATGCCTGTAATAGAAACGAAAATGTTGTTAAGCTGTTCGATTTGGAGACCCTCTCATGTTTCACTTCGTATGAAAAGAACGACCAACATCATAGTGCCACCATAAACTGCATCAGTGGCACATCAGATGGAAGTATCTACTCTTCTGTTTCTAATGAtgggaatataaaaatatgggaTGGACATGATTCAAAATTGGtactcacaaaaatgaatgccCATAATGGCTATTCTGTAGAGTCTATAACATTCAGCAAAAGTAATTTCTACGTGCTTACTTCTGGACTTGATGGGCAAACCAAAATTTGGGACATTCGGAATTTTCACTCCCCCTTCACCTTCGGCAATGGATTCCTATCATGCACCTTCAACAAAAGCATCTTCATGAACGACGAGCATTTTATCGCCAATGTGATTCAAACAAATGATCATTTTACCTccaaattttacatttaccaTTCCTTCTTTGGCAACCTCGAGTGCAACGTGCAGAATATACACAACGACCAAATTTCAGACATCGTCAACGCCAGGGACGGGCTGAATGTGCACACGGCGGGCCACGACTACGTCTGCAAGACGGTCAGGATTGACCAGCGACCCGCGCACgacgggggggagcggtggagcggcgaGGCGGAGCagcggcgaagcggagcAGCCAAGTAG
- a CDS encoding merozoite surface protein 10, putative (encoded by transcript PVX_114145A), whose translation MKRAKCNKSLTFTIFLLLYVNGAVHVSANELNGTDGGDVPNQKDITKDYSIFERITSEGQSASGKDDSPISQSNTPQGEEASDGKQGNTPLDEKNSAKDVEAHFIREGHDKVTHSDVGTEEGKATGHVQKNANLRSTSYFSTQGAVSQAYNFVQENHPQLDNNGANVEQVARGQDDVGSTENGEGNSGGEGNPLGSDKPGGKPEDASKDTPGNNPEESPNRNQEKGEKEKKERGDTDNPNRGKTSEKADQQGGNHPNGLSPDEKNNPKTHNNHSESITNPGDVGALDGEENGEGDDQTGISPTEEHPTGDAPPSDHAEKIKNTLLKEGIDLKETTSMIDNAVYNMEQFILKTKFYTTAIRNFVHFKVNHICEYSKCGANARCYIVEKDKEECRCRANYMPDDSVDYFKCIPMVEKDCSKENGNCDVNAECSIDKNKDIKCQCKFNYIGDGIFCVMGSQAKQSLCLLLLLLICLLHKFLF comes from the coding sequence ATGAAACGCGCAAAGTGTAACAAATCACTCACGTTCAcaatttttctcctcttatATGTGAACGGTGCGGTCCACGTGAGTGCAAACGAATTGAATGGAACGGACGGGGGGGATGTTCCCAACCAGAAGGACATCACCAAGGATTACAGCATCTTTGAGCGAATTACAAGTGAAGGGCAAAGCGCAAGTGGAAAAGATGACAGCCCTATCTCCCAGAGTAACACACcacagggggaagaagcaagtGATGGAAAGCAAGGCAATACCCCCCTCGATGAGAAAAATAGTGCAAAAGATGTAGAAGCACATTTCATACGGGAAGGACATGATAAAGTGACCCATAGTGATGTGGGCACAGAGGAGGGGAAAGCCACGGGCCATGTGCAAAAGAATGCCAACTTGAGGAGCACGTCTTATTTCTCCACGCAGGGCGCGGTAAGCCAGGCGTATAACTTCGTTCAGGAGAATCACCCCCAATTGGACAATAATGGGGCGAACGTTGAACAGGTGGCGAGGGGTCAGGATGATGTGGGTTCGACCGAAAATGGTGAGGGAAATAGCGGCGGTGAAGGAAATCCCCTAGGAAGTGACAAGCCAGGTGGTAAACCTGAAGATGCATCTAAAGACACTCCTGGAAATAACCCTGAAGAATCTCCAAACCGGAACCAAgagaagggagaaaaagaaaagaaggagagggGCGATACGGATAACCCCAATAGAGGTAAAACCAGCGAGAAGGCAGACCAACAGGGCGGCAACCATCCAAATGGTCTATCCCCAGATGAAAAGAACAATCCAAAGACACATAATAACCACAGTGAGTCCATCACCAATCCGGGTGATGTTGGTGCACTCGATGGTGAAGAAAATGGAGAGGGAGACGATCAAACGGGTATATCGCCTACCGAAGAACATCCTACGGGGGATGCTCCCCCTTCGGACCACGCCGAGAAGATAAAGAACACGCTGCTGAAGGAGGGGATAGACTTGAAGGAAACGACGAGCATGATCGATAACGCCGTGTACAACATGGAGCagttcattttaaaaacgaaattcTACACCACGGCAATCAGAAATTTTGTGCACTTCAAGGTTAACCATATTTGTGAGTATTCCAAATGTGGGGCCAACGCTCGCTGCTATATTGTGGAGAAGGACAAGGAGGAGTGCAGGTGTAGAGCTAACTACATGCCTGATGATAGTGTAGACTATTTTAAGTGCATACCTATGGTGGAGAAGGACTGCTCGAAGGAGAATGGGAATTGTGATGTGAATGCGGAGTGCTCCATCGATAAGAATAAGGATATAAAATGCCAGTGTAAGTTCAATTACATTGGGGATGGGATTTTCTGCGTCATGGGTTCTCAGGCGAAGCAGTCGCTGTgcctgctgctgcttctgctgaTTTGCCTCCTCCACAAGTTTCTTTTTTAG
- a CDS encoding hypothetical protein, conserved (encoded by transcript PVX_114140A): MGPAQVVAQLRGKMDGVTTGERNKYISVICIPREFHTARDSPKLWLQKSQTDMSFEQITRILKSLGREKPSWEEKKNTERKVSLVLPHIYKECERNYIHFSCILHNLHKLRDNFTKEYTEEVYIKMEELFLRNVSLFTIKEMTIILKCLAEERKVKCHKMVQFCAYKFMHFLCIDILHKMRKEPSLCFNFLSVLCTHFKGCIENYFSSNVGNPNREDEMDRFYEALRNFGSTNDFGFFVSFPEKGSPICGSNLFNLHDVSAFMFFLKRCKSACSPMYTFLSHVYVSVSFLGDMALPLYSMLERHFLKFERGPKFCFSGGSRAGGAAPSEEQVEDTDEKVIEEDVWEHPDEVADSQNGLTSIAKGEIMQYISHLLQSESHFNRSAAPHVLKKGGKERGAMRENVHSMAVIIHSSVKAKERNVFTYVLANYLLLKCAPFLNLIDICNMLELFILDGTTAAGADVYDAVFAKIRRLILAEGSSKTMAILCISSARLRGEMRAYFVDHILALYRIVLQKGRGLSGEYTNNNRRNHKNLSFPFGRENTVIFASVGNFLSSHKISSLFYLLYLRKFNDFLNALLVHKKRGHCYTPAVSVIDMYDLLKTFVSVFRMYEKSGHYDGRRREEIASHLEKSSEYLLQFLEDICFEKIVSVEGHFSKGAPLSETDRMKRIKILNRSCYFFTLLLPMIKKLQMGDIINERTGKLLTRVFTSFKTSISKTYQDELFSANCKGGQSSKSYVHVWNFFFMLNDARGGGGAF, encoded by the coding sequence ATGGGCCCAGCCCAAGTGGTAGCCCAATTGAGAGGCAAAATGGACGGCGTCACAACTGGAGAGAGGAATAAATACATTTCGGTAATCTGCATTCCGAGGGAGTTCCACACGGCTAGGGATTCCCCAAAATTGTGGCTTCAGAAATCCCAAACGGACATGAGTTTTGAACAAATCACACGCATTTTGAAGTCcctggggagggaaaaaccatcatgggaagagaaaaaaaacacagaaaGGAAAGTCAGTTTGGTATTaccacatatatataaagaatgCGAAAGAAACTACATCCACTTTTCTTGCATTTTACACAACCTTCACAAGTTGAGAGATAATTTCACCAAGGAGTATACGGAAGAGGTGTacatcaaaatggaggagttATTCCTTCGCAACGTTAGTCTCTTCACCATCAAGGAGATGACGatcatattaaaatgtttagcGGAGGAGAGAAAGGTGAAGTGCCACAAGATGGTGCAATTCTGCGCGTACAAATTTATGCACTTCCTATGTATAGACattttacacaaaatgagaaaggaGCCTTCCTTATGTTTTAACTTCCTTTCCGTtctttgcacacattttaaGGGGTGCATagagaattatttttcctccaatGTGGGGAACCCAAACAGGGAGGATGAAATGGACCGTTTTTACGAAGCCTTACGAAATTTTGGAAGCACCAATGATTTCGGATTTTTTGTGAGTTTCCCAGAAAAAGGATCTCCCATATGTGGAAGCAACCTTTTCAACCTGCACGATGTGTCTgcttttatgttttttttgaagagaTGCAAATCGGCTTGTTCTCCAATGTACACGTTCCTTTCGCATGTGTACGTGTCGGTGAGCTTCCTGGGGGATATGGCCCTCCCTCTTTATTCGATGTTGGAACGTCACTTTTTGAAGTTCGAAAGGGGTCCGAAGTTTTGCTTTTCCGGGGGGAgtcgcgcagggggggctGCTCCCTCGGAGGAGCAGGTGGAGGATACCGACGAGAAGGTAATCGAGGAGGACGTGTGGGAACACCCCGACGAAGTGGCGGACTCACAGAATGGCCTAACATCAATAGCAAAAGGCGAAATAATGCAGTACATCTCACACTTATTGCAGAGTGAGAGCCACTTCAACCGTAGTGCTGCTCCACATGTGCTTAAGAAGGGGGGTAAAGAACGTGGGGCCATGCGGGAGAACGTCCACAGCATGGCCGTCATCATCCACAGTAGTGTCAAAGCGAAGGAGCGAAACGTATTCACATACGTTTTGGCAAATTACCTGCTACTAAAATgtgcgccttttttaaatttaatcgACATATGCAACATGTTAGAATTGTTCATCCTTGACGGAACAACTGCTGCCGGGGCGGACGTGTACGACGCAGTTTTTGCGAAGATCCGGCGGTTGATCTTGGCCGAGGGGAGCAGCAAAACGATGGCAATATTGTGCATAAGTAGTGCGCGGCTGAGGGGAGAAATGCGTGCATACTTCGTGGACCACATCCTGGCGCTGTACCGAATCGTTTTgcagaaggggagggggTTATCTGGAGAATACACCAACAACAATCGGAGAAATCACAAAAATTTGTCGTTCCCTTTTGGAAGAGAAAACACCGTGATTTTTGCCAGCGTGGGTAATTTTCTGTCCAGCCATAAAATCAGTTCCCTCTTTTATTTACTCTACTTGAGGAAGTTCAACGACTTTTTAAATGCCTTgcttgttcataaaaaaaggggccatTGTTATACCCCCGCGGTGAGCGTAATTGATATGTACGATTTGCTCAAAACGTTTGTCAGCGTTTTTAGGATGTACGAAAAAAGCGGCCATTATGACGGAAGACGAAGGGAAGAAATTGCATCACATTTGGAGAAATCCTCTGAATATTTGCTGCAATTTTTGGAGGACATTTGCttcgaaaaaattgtttcTGTGGAGGGGCATTTTTCGAAGGGCGCGCCGCTTTCAGAGACGGATCGTAtgaagagaataaaaattctgaacaggtcatgttattttttcaccttgtTACTCCCcatgattaaaaaattgcaaatggGGGACATCATTAATGAGAGGACTGGGAAGTTACTAACCCGAGTTTTCACGTCTTTTAAAACCAGCATAAGCAAAACTTACCAAGACGAGCTTTTTAGCGCCAACTGCAAGGGCGGCCAAAGCAGCAAAAGTTATGTGCACGTttggaactttttttttatgctgaATGATGCGCGCGGCGGGGGAGGAGCATTTTGA
- a CDS encoding hypothetical protein, conserved (encoded by transcript PVX_114135A) has translation MKLSALYTLCTLCTLCLLASLAHCSDEEVYEKVKSIVNEANDCSLDDVQFIDKYNEKLYWKWTSNFFRYLRVKLYLYESDEIYEQVKGKNGNALGDDVAEALRDDFFNYKDREEFVRIALNILSNEKSLAKTLSVYTPKKEIKFFQELSERQLIDLLINEKKNLINSFKKFKLFQDFRDVSNSKYYYQKRFSQRDAEFKADDNVGPPRNEQMEDDKNQGVNHKRTKNVFTFNAEEIPRMTEILFDFYDRNKWNKHFYAISDE, from the coding sequence ATGAAACTCAGCGCTCTTTACACACTCTGCACACTCTGCACGCTGTGCCTGTTGGCCAGTTTGGCCCACTGTTCGGATGAAGAGGTGTACGAAAAAGTGAAGTCCATTGTGAACGAAGCAAACGACTGCTCGCTGGACGACGTGCAGTTCATAGACAAGTATAACGAAAAACTGTACTGGAAATGGACGAGCAACTTTTTCAGGTACTTAAGAGTCAAGCTGTATTTGTACGAAAGTGATGAGATTTACGAACAggtgaaagggaaaaatggcaacgCCTTGGGGGACGATGTGGCGGAGGCGCTGCGGGATGATTTCTTTAACTACAAGGATAGAGAGGAATTCGTACGAATTGCATTGAACATCCTGTCCAATGAAAAGTCCCTGGCAAAAACGTTAAGTGTATATACACCTaagaaggaaataaaatttttccaaGAATTGTCGGAGAGGCAGCTAATTGATCTGCtcataaatgaaaagaaaaatttaataaactcatttaaaaaatttaaattgtttcAAGATTTTCGAGACGTTTCaaattcaaaatattattaccaAAAACGCTTTTCGCAGAGGGATGCAGAATTTAAAGCGGACGATAATGTAGGCCCCCCCCGGAATGAACAAATGGAAGATGATAAAAACCAGGGGGTAAATCATaagagaacaaaaaatgtattcacATTTAATGCTGAGGAGATTCCACGCATGACGGAGATACTGTTCGACTTTTACGATCGGAACAAATGGAACAAGCATTTTTATGCCATCAGTGATGAGTAG
- a CDS encoding hypothetical protein, conserved (encoded by transcript PVX_114130A): MLNLIPKRIVSKTLLFGKRSTQRIRVGKDKNVLELSLSDVNSIYDDVDENTHLHNKDYNPLKYHRYVKYKIAALNLIEAHKNEENKKTALTNITWYAKIRDYFFIHFCKNQMELKEKMVPKFFYPMEK, translated from the exons atgttaAATCTTATACCCAAAAGAATCGTTTCCAAAACTCTGCTTTTTGGAAAGAGGTCAACCCAGAGAATTCGCGTTG gaaaagataaaaatgtcCTGGAGTTAAGCTTAAGTGACGTGAACTCAATTTACGACGATGTAGATGAGAACACGCACTTGCACAATAAGGACTACAACCCACTGAAGTACCACCGATATGTGAAGTACAAAATAGCAGCCCTAAATCTTATTGaggcacacaaaaatgaggagaacaaaaaaacggcATTGACCAACATTACATGGTACGCCAAAATTAgggattattttttcatacacTTTTGCAAGAATCAAATGGAGTTAAAGGAGAAGATGGTTCCGAAGTTTTTTTACCCAATGGAGAAGTAg
- a CDS encoding hypothetical protein, conserved (encoded by transcript PVX_114125A), translating into MAKTCYFPFLFLTYFFLSSALFARSDDRYVYSESASKYVRPNANDEQQLEKVQSGKAQDGVAATVNNGPWSRSQSSLSVEEAEEGEVGSQSRLKRTTPPEVEAAPKVESTPGKDQTKDDTAVVAHKISMLQKSESSETLMDKIGTLITIFALHPSRYISTMKDLFHLYNNKVDITKDGFSYGSISLHMQFHKHTSSEDIATLNTVFYAHHTEGEDERKVERANGEHLINLNVDELLEKNALVNGRYMDSFGESEGNATSDAPTNVYQAIKDSQLDATKFFITLDKVGEEKLAVSKLDDFLGECLKSAQDALAQPAAADKKEKKKAGNLQSGGEVSGGQANGSQASGSQSNGSQASGSQASGSQASGSQASANQANKGQKKAQKAAKTRKALMEEFKQSLVSKDMAACKEAAKLLMASSTVSSLMYLFVLVALGIYLL; encoded by the coding sequence aTGGCCAAGACATGctacttcccatttttgttccttacatatttttttttgagctcAGCTTTGTTTGCCCGTTCCGATGATAGGTACGTTTACAGTGAATCAGCATCAAAGTATGTAAGACCCAATGCGAACGATGAGCAGCAGTTGGAGAAGGTGCAGTCGGGAAAAGCGCAAGATGGTGTCGCCGCCACGGTGAATAATGGCCCCTGGTCGAGGTCTCAGTCCTCCCTTAGTGTGGAGGAGgcggaagaaggggaagtaGGAAGCCAGTCGAGATTAAAAAGGACAACCCCCCCAGAGGTGGAGGCAGCACCAAAAGTGGAGTCAACACCAGGAAAAGATCAAACCAAGGATGACACCGCAGTGGTCGCCCACAAAATCTCCATGCTACAAAAAAGTGAGTCCTCCGAAACGTTAATGGACAAAATTGGAACACTGATCACAATATTTGCCTTACATCCGTCTAGGTACATCAGCACCATGAAAgatttatttcatttgtACAACAACAAGGTTGACATCACGAAAGATGGCTTCAGTTACGGGTCAATATCTCTACACATGCAATTTCACAAGCATACCAGTAGTGAGGATATCGCTACGCTGAACACCGTGTTCTATGCACATCATACAGAAGGCGAGGATGAGAGAAAAGTTGAAAGGGCAAATGGAGAGCACCTTATTAATCTCAACGTGGATGAACTGTTAGAAAAGAACGCACTTGTAAATGGTCGTTATATGGATTCGTTTGGCGAAAGCGAAGGGAATGCTACTTCGGATGCGCCTACCAATGTTTACCAAGCTATTAAGGACAGTCAACTGGACGCCACGAAGTTTTTTATCACTCTAGACAAGGTGGGCGAAGAAAAGCTTGCCGTTTCCAAACTGGACGATTTTCTGGGCGAATGTTTGAAGAGTGCGCAGGATGCCTTGGCGCAGCCAGCTGCCGCCgataagaaggagaagaagaaggccgGCAATTTGCAAAGCGGCGGTGAGGTTAGCGGAGGTCAGGCCAATGGAAGTCAAGCCAGTGGAAGTCAGTCCAACGGAAGTCAGGCAAGTGGAAGTCAGGCAAGTGGAAGTCAGGCCAGTGGAAGTCAAGCCAGCGCAAACCAGGCCAACAAAGGCCAAAAGAAAGCCCAGAAAGCAGCAAAAACCAGAAAGGCTCTAATGGAAGAATTCAAACAGAGCTTGGTCTCGAAGGACATGGCGGCGTGTAAAGAGGCCGCCAAGCTGCTAATGGCCAGTTCGACGGTGTCCAGTTTGATGTACCTGTTCGTGCTAGTAGCACTGGGCATATACTTGTTGTAG
- a CDS encoding splicing factor 3a subunit, putative (encoded by transcript PVX_114120A) has protein sequence MTREDINQERRERLKQLALENIDITKDPYILKNNVGMYECKLCLTLHNNESSYLCHTQGKKHQMNLSQRLLKEKNEMTTSKLLNKATPEPKKIVKIGKPRYDVTKVKNKRNKLGILFELSFPNIKENTKPKFRFMSSFEQKIEPPDKKYQYLLFAAEPYETVAFKIPNLDIDETQDFYYKWFEKKKIFVMQIHFQNPSEHNRARRRRNFLPHNVRW, from the coding sequence ATGACGAGGGAGGACATCAACCAGGAGAGGCGTGAAAGGCTGAAGCAACTGGCGCTGGAAAATATAGACATCACGAAGGACCCATATATCCTCAAAAACAATGTGGGCATGTACGAGTGTAAGTTATGCTTAACTCTGCACAACAATGAAAGCTCCTACCTGTGTCATACGCAGGGGAAAAAGCATCAAATGAATTTGAGCCAAAGATTactaaaggaaaaaaatgaaatgaccACCAGTAAGTTACTAAACAAAGCTACCCcggagccaaaaaaaattgtaaaaataggaAAGCCAAGATATGATGTCaccaaagtgaaaaataaaagaaataaactCGGCATCCTATTCGAATTATCCTTTCCaaatattaaagaaaataccAAACCCAAGTTCCGCTTCATGTCTTCTTTCGAGCAGAAAATTGAACCACCAGATAAAAAATACCAGTACTTGTTATTCGCAGCCGAACCCTACGAAACGGTTGCTTTTAAAATTCCTAACTTGGACATTGACGAAACGCAGGACTTTTACTACAAGTGGtttgagaagaagaagatctTCGTCATGCAGATTCACTTCCAGAACCCCTCCGAGCACAACCGCGCGCGCAGGCGCCGCAACTTCCTGCCCCACAACGTCCGCTGGTGA